A stretch of Chiloscyllium plagiosum isolate BGI_BamShark_2017 chromosome 6, ASM401019v2, whole genome shotgun sequence DNA encodes these proteins:
- the alg5 gene encoding dolichyl-phosphate beta-glucosyltransferase isoform X2, whose amino-acid sequence MPNVSLGETEKFFLSPNSGRKELFPSIHDPPTKELSVIVPSYNEEERLPLMMDEALEYLEQRQRKDSLFSYEVIVVDDGSRDETTKVALNYSKAYGSDKVRVLTFVKNRGKGGAVKMGVLKCRGKYILMADADGATKFADIEKVEAGLKDLQPWPDNMAISCGSRAHLEKEAIAKRSCFRTLLMYGFHFLVWFLCVRGIKDTQCGFKLLTREAAQRTFSTLHVDRCPSLDIVEILFHFEYELLQHLRSCKLY is encoded by the exons ATGCCAAACGTCAGTCTTGGAGAGACAGAAAAATTCTTTTTGAGTCCAAATTCTGGCAGGAAGGAGTTATTCCCAAGTATTCATGATCCTCCCACAAAAGAACTATCTGTCATTGTTCCATCTTATAATGAAGAAGAAAGGT TACCTCTGATGATGGATGAGGCTTTAGAATATTTGGAACAAAGACAG AGGAAAGACTCCTTATTTTCCTATGAAGTGATTGTTGTAGATGATGGCAGTAGAGATGAAACAACAAAG GTTGCGCTGAATTATTCCAAGGCATATGGATCTGATAAAGTCCGAGTATTAACATTTGTCAAAAATCGTGGGAAAGGTGGAGCTGTTAAAATG GGTGTGTTGAAATGCCGAGGGAAATACATCTTAATGGCTGATGCTGATGGAGCTACGAAGTTTGCTGATATTGAAAAAGTAGAAGCTGGTTTGAAAGATCTCCAGCCATGGCCT GATAACATGGCTATCTCGTGTGGGTCTAGGGCTCATTTGGAAAAGGAAGCAATAGCCAAA CGTTCCTGTTTTCGAACTCTACTCATGTATGGTTTCCATTTTTTGGTGTGGTTTCTGTGTGTAAGAGGAATAAAGGATACACAGTGTGGCTTTAAGCTTTTGACTCGAGAAGCAGCTCAAAGGACATTCTCAACATTGCACGTAGATCGCTG cccaagcctggatattgtcgagATCTTATTTCATTTTGAATAtgaactgcttcagcatctgaggagttgcaaattatactga
- the alg5 gene encoding dolichyl-phosphate beta-glucosyltransferase isoform X1, protein MEFDPGEVLLVVVAIALTVLLLLLLTAHVTAIKMPNVSLGETEKFFLSPNSGRKELFPSIHDPPTKELSVIVPSYNEEERLPLMMDEALEYLEQRQRKDSLFSYEVIVVDDGSRDETTKVALNYSKAYGSDKVRVLTFVKNRGKGGAVKMGVLKCRGKYILMADADGATKFADIEKVEAGLKDLQPWPDNMAISCGSRAHLEKEAIAKRSCFRTLLMYGFHFLVWFLCVRGIKDTQCGFKLLTREAAQRTFSTLHVDRCPSLDIVEILFHFEYELLQHLRSCKLY, encoded by the exons CTGTTGTTAACCGCACACGTGACTGCTATTAAAATGCCAAACGTCAGTCTTGGAGAGACAGAAAAATTCTTTTTGAGTCCAAATTCTGGCAGGAAGGAGTTATTCCCAAGTATTCATGATCCTCCCACAAAAGAACTATCTGTCATTGTTCCATCTTATAATGAAGAAGAAAGGT TACCTCTGATGATGGATGAGGCTTTAGAATATTTGGAACAAAGACAG AGGAAAGACTCCTTATTTTCCTATGAAGTGATTGTTGTAGATGATGGCAGTAGAGATGAAACAACAAAG GTTGCGCTGAATTATTCCAAGGCATATGGATCTGATAAAGTCCGAGTATTAACATTTGTCAAAAATCGTGGGAAAGGTGGAGCTGTTAAAATG GGTGTGTTGAAATGCCGAGGGAAATACATCTTAATGGCTGATGCTGATGGAGCTACGAAGTTTGCTGATATTGAAAAAGTAGAAGCTGGTTTGAAAGATCTCCAGCCATGGCCT GATAACATGGCTATCTCGTGTGGGTCTAGGGCTCATTTGGAAAAGGAAGCAATAGCCAAA CGTTCCTGTTTTCGAACTCTACTCATGTATGGTTTCCATTTTTTGGTGTGGTTTCTGTGTGTAAGAGGAATAAAGGATACACAGTGTGGCTTTAAGCTTTTGACTCGAGAAGCAGCTCAAAGGACATTCTCAACATTGCACGTAGATCGCTG cccaagcctggatattgtcgagATCTTATTTCATTTTGAATAtgaactgcttcagcatctgaggagttgcaaattatactga